The Primulina tabacum isolate GXHZ01 chromosome 16, ASM2559414v2, whole genome shotgun sequence genome window below encodes:
- the LOC142529571 gene encoding signal recognition particle subunit SRP54 2-like isoform X1, whose protein sequence is MVLAQLGGSISRALQQMSNATIIDGKVLNDCLNEITRALLQSDVQFKLVRDMQTNIKKIVNLDDLAAGHNKRKIIQQAIFNELCKMLDPGKPSFTPKKGKTSVIMFVGLQGSGKTTTCTKYAYYHQKKGWKPALVCADTFRAGAFDQLKQNATKAKIPFYGSYTESDPVSIAVEGVERFKKENCDLIIVDTSGRHKQEAALFEEMRQVSEATKPDLVIFVMDSSIGQAAFDQAQAFRQSVAVGAVIVTKMDGHAKGGGALSAVAATKSPVIFIGTGEHMDEFEVFDVKPFVSRLLGMGDWSGFMDKIHEVVPMDQQPELLQKLSEGNFTLRIMYEQFQNILKMGPIGQVFSMLPGFSQELMPKGQEKESQAKIKRYMTMMDSMTNEELDGSNPKLMNESRIMRVARGCGRPVRDVMEMLEEYKRLAKIWSKMKGLKIPKKGEMSALSRNMNAQHMSKVLPPQMLKQIGGMGGLQNLMKQMGSAKDMMGMFGGGDK, encoded by the exons ATGGTGCTCGCGCAGTTGGGTGGAAGTATTTCCCGCGCTcttcagcagatgagcaatgcGACCATCATTGACGGGAAGGTGCTGAACGATTGCCTCAACGAGATTACGCGCGCTCTCCTTCAATCCGATGTGCAGTTCAAGCTCGTTCGTGATATGCagacaaatattaaaaaaattgtcaaTCTCGATGATCTCGCTGCGGGCCATAATAAGCGTAAAATCATTCAACAG GCTATTTTTAATGAGCTGTGTAAAATGTTGGATCCTGGGAAGCCCTCATTCACTCcaaaaaaaggaaaaacaaGCGTGATTATGTTTGTTGGTTTGCAAG GATCGGGGAAAACAACCACATGTACAAAATATGCTTACTACCACCAGAAGAAGGGATGGAAACCTGCACTAGTCTGTGCAGATACTTTCAGGGCTGGTGCTTTTGACCAATTGAAGCAGAATGCCACCAAAGCTAAAATTCCTTTTTATGGAAG CTATACAGAGTCCGATCCCGTAAGTATCGCTGTAGAAGGAGTTGAAAGATTTAAGAAAGAAAATTGTGATCTTATAATTGTTGATACAAGCGGACGCCACAAACAGGAGGCAGCTCTCTTTGAAGAGATGCGTCAAGTTTCTGAAGCAACG AAACCAGACCTTGTTATATTTGTCATGGATAGCAGCATTGGTCAAGCTGCCTTTGATCAAGCTCAGGCTTTCAGGCAAAGTGTTGCAGTTGGAGCTGTGATTGTCACCAAGATGGATGGTCATGCGAAGGGAGGTGGTGCGCTTAGTGC AGTTGCAGCAACAAAAAGTCCAGTCATATTCATTGGGACGGGTGAACATATGGATGAATTTGAAGTATTTGATGTCAAACCATTTGTTAGTCGCCTTTTAG GTATGGGTGACTGGTCTGGATTTATGGACAAAATTCATGAAGTTGTTCCCATGGATCAACAGCCTGAACTACTTCAGAAGCTTTCCGAAGGAAACTTTACTTTGAGGATAATGTACGAGCAATTTCAGAATATACTGAAAATGGGTCCAATTGGCCAG GTCTTCTCTATGCTTCCAGGATTTAGTCAGGAGTTGATGCCCAAAGGCCAGGAGAAGGAAAGCCAGGCAAAGATTAAAAGATACATGACCATGATGGATTCAATGACTAATGAAG AGTTGGACGGTTCCAATCCGAAGCTAATGAACGAATCACGAATCATGCGGGTAGCTAGAGGGTGTGGTCGTCCTGTGAGGGACGTAATGGAAATGCTGGAAGAGTACAAGCGACTGGCCAAGATTTGGAGCAAGATGAAGGGACTCAAGATTCCAAAGAAGGGAGAAATGAGTGCTTTATCGAGAAACATGAACGCTCAACACATGAGCAAAGTGCTTCCCCCTCAGATGTTGAAGCAGATTGGTGGAATGGGTGGATTGCAGAACTTGATGAAGCAAATGGGTTCTGCCAAGGATATGATGGGTATGTTTGGAGGTGGGGATAAATAG
- the LOC142529571 gene encoding signal recognition particle subunit SRP54 2-like isoform X2 codes for MLDPGKPSFTPKKGKTSVIMFVGLQGSGKTTTCTKYAYYHQKKGWKPALVCADTFRAGAFDQLKQNATKAKIPFYGSYTESDPVSIAVEGVERFKKENCDLIIVDTSGRHKQEAALFEEMRQVSEATKPDLVIFVMDSSIGQAAFDQAQAFRQSVAVGAVIVTKMDGHAKGGGALSAVAATKSPVIFIGTGEHMDEFEVFDVKPFVSRLLGMGDWSGFMDKIHEVVPMDQQPELLQKLSEGNFTLRIMYEQFQNILKMGPIGQVFSMLPGFSQELMPKGQEKESQAKIKRYMTMMDSMTNEELDGSNPKLMNESRIMRVARGCGRPVRDVMEMLEEYKRLAKIWSKMKGLKIPKKGEMSALSRNMNAQHMSKVLPPQMLKQIGGMGGLQNLMKQMGSAKDMMGMFGGGDK; via the exons ATGTTGGATCCTGGGAAGCCCTCATTCACTCcaaaaaaaggaaaaacaaGCGTGATTATGTTTGTTGGTTTGCAAG GATCGGGGAAAACAACCACATGTACAAAATATGCTTACTACCACCAGAAGAAGGGATGGAAACCTGCACTAGTCTGTGCAGATACTTTCAGGGCTGGTGCTTTTGACCAATTGAAGCAGAATGCCACCAAAGCTAAAATTCCTTTTTATGGAAG CTATACAGAGTCCGATCCCGTAAGTATCGCTGTAGAAGGAGTTGAAAGATTTAAGAAAGAAAATTGTGATCTTATAATTGTTGATACAAGCGGACGCCACAAACAGGAGGCAGCTCTCTTTGAAGAGATGCGTCAAGTTTCTGAAGCAACG AAACCAGACCTTGTTATATTTGTCATGGATAGCAGCATTGGTCAAGCTGCCTTTGATCAAGCTCAGGCTTTCAGGCAAAGTGTTGCAGTTGGAGCTGTGATTGTCACCAAGATGGATGGTCATGCGAAGGGAGGTGGTGCGCTTAGTGC AGTTGCAGCAACAAAAAGTCCAGTCATATTCATTGGGACGGGTGAACATATGGATGAATTTGAAGTATTTGATGTCAAACCATTTGTTAGTCGCCTTTTAG GTATGGGTGACTGGTCTGGATTTATGGACAAAATTCATGAAGTTGTTCCCATGGATCAACAGCCTGAACTACTTCAGAAGCTTTCCGAAGGAAACTTTACTTTGAGGATAATGTACGAGCAATTTCAGAATATACTGAAAATGGGTCCAATTGGCCAG GTCTTCTCTATGCTTCCAGGATTTAGTCAGGAGTTGATGCCCAAAGGCCAGGAGAAGGAAAGCCAGGCAAAGATTAAAAGATACATGACCATGATGGATTCAATGACTAATGAAG AGTTGGACGGTTCCAATCCGAAGCTAATGAACGAATCACGAATCATGCGGGTAGCTAGAGGGTGTGGTCGTCCTGTGAGGGACGTAATGGAAATGCTGGAAGAGTACAAGCGACTGGCCAAGATTTGGAGCAAGATGAAGGGACTCAAGATTCCAAAGAAGGGAGAAATGAGTGCTTTATCGAGAAACATGAACGCTCAACACATGAGCAAAGTGCTTCCCCCTCAGATGTTGAAGCAGATTGGTGGAATGGGTGGATTGCAGAACTTGATGAAGCAAATGGGTTCTGCCAAGGATATGATGGGTATGTTTGGAGGTGGGGATAAATAG